In one window of Vibrio pelagius DNA:
- the tdh gene encoding L-threonine 3-dehydrogenase: MKIKALSKLKPEEGIWMTEVEKPEMGHNDLLIRIKKTAICGTDVHIYNWDEWSQNTIPVPMVVGHEYVGEVVGIGQEVRGFEIGDRVSGEGHITCGHCRNCRGGRTHLCRNTTGVGVNRTGAFSEYLVIPAFNAFKIPAEISDDLASIFDPFGNAVHTALSFDLVGEDVLITGAGPIGIMAAAVAKHVGARHVVITDVNEYRLDLAKKMGVTRAVNVMEEKLEDVMADLGMTEGFDVGLEMSGVPSAFNSMLTNMNHGGKISLLGIPPSDMAVDWNQVIFKGLVIKGIYGREMFETWYKMASLIQSGLDLTPIITHHYKVDDFQAGFDMMRSGMSGKVILDWE; this comes from the coding sequence ATGAAAATTAAAGCACTTTCTAAGCTTAAGCCTGAAGAAGGCATTTGGATGACCGAGGTTGAAAAACCTGAAATGGGTCATAATGATCTTCTTATCCGTATTAAGAAAACCGCAATCTGTGGTACAGACGTACACATCTACAACTGGGATGAGTGGTCACAAAACACAATTCCAGTGCCTATGGTTGTAGGTCACGAATACGTGGGTGAAGTTGTTGGCATCGGCCAAGAAGTTCGTGGTTTTGAAATCGGCGACCGTGTATCTGGCGAAGGTCACATCACATGTGGTCACTGTCGTAACTGTCGTGGTGGTCGTACTCACCTTTGTCGTAACACAACAGGTGTTGGTGTTAACCGCACGGGTGCGTTCTCTGAATACCTTGTGATTCCAGCGTTCAACGCGTTTAAGATCCCAGCAGAGATCTCTGACGATCTAGCATCTATCTTCGACCCGTTTGGTAACGCAGTACACACAGCGCTTTCTTTCGACCTGGTAGGTGAAGACGTGCTAATCACTGGTGCTGGTCCAATCGGTATCATGGCTGCAGCAGTTGCTAAGCACGTGGGTGCTCGTCACGTTGTGATCACTGACGTAAACGAATACCGCCTAGACTTAGCTAAGAAGATGGGTGTAACGCGCGCGGTAAACGTGATGGAAGAGAAGCTTGAAGACGTGATGGCGGATCTAGGCATGACAGAAGGCTTCGACGTAGGTCTAGAAATGTCTGGCGTACCATCTGCGTTCAACAGCATGCTGACTAACATGAACCACGGCGGTAAGATTTCTCTACTAGGTATTCCACCATCAGACATGGCAGTAGACTGGAACCAAGTAATCTTTAAAGGCTTGGTTATCAAAGGTATCTACGGTCGTGAGATGTTCGAAACTTGGTACAAGATGGCTTCACTGATCCAGTCTGGTCTAGATCTAACACCAATCATCACGCACCACTACAAAGTGGACGACTTCCAAGCAGGCTTCGACATGATGCGCTCTGGTATGTCGGGTAAAGTAATCCTTGATTGGGAGTAG
- a CDS encoding NAD(P)H-dependent oxidoreductase, translating to MPKNRVLVLFAHPSQHRSEANKPLFNQAKKIENVTCVDLYAEYPTFNINIDREQKRLLEHDIIIFQFPLYWYSTPAILKEWQDLVLEYGFAYGADGHELEGKKFLCSITAGGKEDAYQTDGYNHFTIRELLHPLEQTASLCGMDYLAPYALFGSRTALEENRIVGHVERYKFLLESLVAGNIDYRKARKAAKLNHYLDEIINKD from the coding sequence ATGCCGAAGAATCGAGTTCTGGTGTTGTTTGCGCACCCATCTCAACACCGCTCAGAAGCGAACAAACCACTGTTTAACCAAGCCAAGAAAATTGAAAACGTCACATGTGTCGATCTTTACGCTGAATACCCAACCTTTAATATCAATATTGATCGTGAACAGAAACGCCTTCTTGAGCATGACATTATTATCTTTCAATTCCCTCTCTACTGGTATTCGACCCCAGCCATTCTTAAAGAGTGGCAAGACTTAGTTCTAGAGTACGGTTTTGCTTACGGCGCAGATGGCCATGAACTAGAAGGTAAGAAGTTTCTCTGTAGCATTACTGCAGGCGGCAAAGAAGATGCCTATCAAACCGACGGCTACAACCACTTTACGATACGCGAGCTACTTCATCCTCTTGAGCAAACTGCATCTTTATGTGGCATGGATTACTTAGCACCATACGCTCTATTTGGCTCACGTACCGCGTTGGAAGAGAATCGTATCGTTGGCCACGTTGAACGCTATAAATTCTTATTGGAGTCATTGGTTGCCGGCAACATCGATTATAGGAAAGCGAGAAAAGCTGCCAAGTTAAACCACTACCTCGACGAAATCATCAACAAGGACTAA
- a CDS encoding YccF domain-containing protein → MKTIGNIIWFLFGGVFMGLAWWFFGLLAFITIVGIPWGRACFVMGNFSFFPFGQEAISRDELTNEGDIGTSPLGMLGNIIWFVFAGVWLAIGHVLSAVACFVTIIGIPFAIQHLKLAVISLAPIGKTVVDKREAEAARVRNYKG, encoded by the coding sequence ATGAAAACAATCGGCAATATCATTTGGTTTTTGTTCGGCGGCGTATTTATGGGATTGGCGTGGTGGTTCTTCGGACTGCTGGCATTCATCACTATTGTCGGTATCCCTTGGGGCAGGGCGTGCTTCGTAATGGGCAATTTCTCATTTTTTCCATTCGGTCAAGAAGCTATCTCACGTGATGAACTGACTAACGAGGGTGATATCGGTACCAGTCCACTGGGTATGTTGGGCAACATTATCTGGTTCGTATTCGCAGGTGTGTGGCTAGCGATTGGACATGTGCTATCTGCTGTGGCGTGCTTTGTTACTATTATCGGTATTCCATTCGCCATTCAGCACCTCAAATTAGCCGTGATCTCCCTAGCGCCTATAGGCAAAACCGTCGTTGATAAGCGAGAGGCAGAAGCCGCTCGTGTAAGGAACTACAAAGGCTAA
- the yddG gene encoding aromatic amino acid DMT transporter YddG, producing the protein MLKSHRYSCYGVMAILLWSCLIALSRSVSEQLGPIGGAASLYTVSSILLVFTMGLPKISRFSKSYLLIGGSLFVCYEIFLALALGMANSRHQAIEMAVINYLWPALTVLLAVLLSKKKTNLLVYPSILLAFYGVAWSISGDQGLSVQQIAANVATNPLTYSMAFFGAIIWAVYCNYTQRVAKGQNAIVLFFIATAVTLWIKYALSDEPAMVMTTSAAIDLVLAGAAMGAGYALWNTAILGGNMVFLATMSYFTPIFSTLFSSMLLGLSLTVTFLQGVCMVTIGSLACWWVTREKPTHKASAESESGDIEQAKI; encoded by the coding sequence GTGTTAAAGAGTCATCGTTACAGTTGTTATGGCGTCATGGCCATTCTATTGTGGAGTTGCTTAATCGCGCTTTCACGCAGTGTTTCTGAACAATTAGGACCGATTGGAGGCGCCGCTAGCCTCTATACGGTGAGCTCGATCCTGTTAGTGTTTACTATGGGTTTACCGAAAATCTCGCGTTTTTCAAAATCGTATTTGCTGATCGGCGGCTCACTTTTCGTCTGTTACGAGATATTTTTAGCGCTTGCACTTGGTATGGCAAATAGCCGTCATCAAGCTATCGAAATGGCGGTTATCAACTACTTATGGCCTGCACTAACAGTACTGCTTGCCGTTTTACTCAGCAAAAAGAAGACTAACTTATTGGTTTACCCGAGTATCCTCCTTGCTTTCTATGGTGTGGCATGGAGTATCAGTGGCGATCAAGGGCTTTCGGTACAGCAGATTGCTGCAAACGTTGCGACTAACCCACTGACTTATTCTATGGCTTTCTTTGGGGCGATTATTTGGGCAGTGTATTGCAACTATACGCAGCGTGTGGCTAAAGGTCAGAATGCTATCGTGCTGTTCTTCATTGCAACGGCTGTCACGCTATGGATTAAATATGCACTGAGTGACGAACCAGCGATGGTGATGACAACAAGTGCGGCTATCGATCTTGTGTTGGCGGGTGCGGCAATGGGAGCGGGTTATGCGCTGTGGAACACCGCGATACTGGGTGGCAACATGGTGTTTCTTGCAACTATGTCTTATTTTACGCCAATCTTTTCAACTCTATTCTCTTCAATGCTACTTGGCCTTTCGCTTACGGTCACTTTCTTGCAAGGCGTGTGCATGGTGACCATCGGCTCCTTGGCGTGCTGGTGGGTCACAAGAGAAAAGCCGAC
- the yiaY gene encoding L-threonine dehydrogenase codes for MASAFFIPTINFMGTGCLKDAADSIQSQGFKKGLIVTDKILNQIGVVKQVQNLLEERGVNTVVFDGTQPNPTTANVTDGLELLTNNECDFVVSLGGGSPHDCAKGIALVAANGGKIADYEGVDQSEKPMMPLIAINTTAGTASEMTRFCIITDEARHIKMAIVDKHTTPLISVNDPELMLAKPASLTAATGMDALTHAIEAYVSIAATPITDAVAIKAIELIQAHLRNAVSNGDDIEAREQMAYAQFMAGMAFNNASLGYVHAMAHQLGGFYDLPHGVCNAILLPHVQRYNAQVCPERLRDVAKAMGVNVEGMTAEQGAEAAIASIVTLAADVGIPAGIAQLGAKLEDIPTLSDNALKDACGFTNPKQATHEEISAIFEAAM; via the coding sequence ATGGCTAGCGCATTTTTTATCCCTACAATCAACTTCATGGGCACAGGCTGTTTAAAAGACGCAGCAGACAGCATTCAATCACAAGGTTTTAAAAAAGGTCTGATCGTTACAGACAAGATTTTGAACCAGATCGGTGTTGTTAAACAGGTACAAAACCTACTTGAAGAACGTGGTGTCAACACTGTTGTGTTCGATGGCACTCAACCGAACCCAACAACGGCTAACGTAACAGACGGCCTAGAACTACTAACAAACAACGAATGTGACTTCGTCGTTTCTTTAGGTGGTGGTTCTCCACACGATTGTGCGAAAGGTATTGCACTAGTTGCAGCTAACGGTGGCAAAATTGCAGACTACGAAGGCGTAGACCAATCAGAAAAACCTATGATGCCACTGATCGCTATCAACACAACGGCTGGCACGGCTTCAGAAATGACTCGCTTCTGCATCATCACAGATGAAGCTCGCCACATTAAAATGGCAATCGTAGATAAACACACTACGCCACTTATCTCTGTAAACGATCCTGAACTAATGCTTGCTAAACCAGCATCGCTAACAGCTGCAACAGGTATGGATGCACTGACTCACGCGATTGAAGCGTACGTATCTATCGCGGCAACGCCAATTACAGATGCAGTAGCAATCAAAGCGATTGAGCTTATCCAAGCGCATCTACGTAACGCAGTTAGCAACGGTGATGATATCGAGGCTCGCGAGCAAATGGCTTACGCTCAGTTCATGGCGGGCATGGCGTTTAACAACGCATCTCTAGGCTATGTACACGCAATGGCGCACCAACTGGGCGGTTTCTACGACCTTCCACACGGTGTATGTAACGCGATTCTTCTTCCACACGTTCAACGCTACAACGCGCAAGTATGTCCAGAGCGTCTACGTGACGTGGCTAAAGCGATGGGCGTTAATGTTGAAGGAATGACGGCAGAGCAAGGCGCTGAAGCGGCTATCGCTTCTATCGTGACTTTAGCGGCTGATGTTGGTATTCCTGCAGGTATTGCTCAACTGGGTGCAAAACTTGAAGACATCCCAACCCTGTCAGACAATGCGTTGAAAGATGCGTGTGGTTTCACTAACCCGAAACAAGCAACGCACGAAGAAATTTCGGCCATTTTTGAAGCGGCAATGTAA
- a CDS encoding monovalent cation:proton antiporter-2 (CPA2) family protein, which translates to MTGYFLQAFIYLVAAVIAVPIAKRLGLGSVLGYLIAGVVIGPIIGLVGEETTTIQHFAEFGVVMMLFLVGLELEPKMLWAMRNRLMGLGGLQVGGTAAIVMGIALVFEQPWTIALTIGLIFALSSTAIVLQTFNEKRLSKTEGGQNAFSVLLFQDIAVIPMLAFIPLLALPELVEAAQNAVSAAAGHHDELSLVAGLPGWAYGLVITTSIALVVVGGHFLSRPLFRFVASSGLREIFTATALMLVIGIAALMSLVGLSPALGTFLAGVVLANSEFRHELESNIDPFKGLLLGLFFITVGAGINFDVLFNDFILVIGLTLGVMLLKAAVLFVLALIFKIKNSDRWLFTLSLAQAGEFGFVLLSFSAQNHVLPPDIVQILSLVVALSMFLTPGLFILFDKVILPRYEQKSNDREEDTIEEKGTVIIAGIGRFGQIVNRLLVSNGVNTVVLDHQANQVDVLRSINIKSYFGDATRPDLLHTAGIEDAALFVVAIDNQDASVELVKYVKHTYPKVKILARAYDRGHGYRLREVGADYIESETYHSALEMGAEALRSLGHHQFFVEQQKSTYMRVENRKSEKLYQAWAAAEDNPRYDNNYRQIFIHLEEAMKEDMKKDRSDKHTRSERGWTPPPKGYADDFEEEET; encoded by the coding sequence ATGACAGGATATTTTCTACAAGCCTTTATCTACTTAGTCGCCGCCGTGATCGCGGTTCCGATTGCCAAACGCCTAGGCTTAGGCTCCGTATTGGGTTACCTAATTGCTGGTGTGGTGATCGGCCCTATTATTGGCCTTGTTGGTGAAGAGACAACCACCATCCAACACTTTGCCGAATTTGGCGTGGTAATGATGTTGTTTTTAGTCGGTTTGGAGCTTGAGCCCAAAATGCTGTGGGCGATGCGCAATCGTCTAATGGGGTTAGGCGGCTTGCAGGTTGGCGGGACAGCAGCGATTGTCATGGGCATCGCACTTGTATTTGAACAGCCTTGGACCATTGCATTAACCATCGGTCTGATCTTTGCGCTCTCTTCTACTGCTATTGTTCTGCAAACCTTTAATGAGAAGAGGCTGTCAAAAACCGAAGGGGGCCAAAATGCCTTTTCGGTGTTGCTATTCCAAGATATCGCCGTTATTCCGATGTTGGCTTTTATCCCACTCTTGGCACTGCCAGAACTGGTTGAAGCGGCGCAAAATGCAGTGTCGGCTGCAGCTGGTCACCATGATGAACTCAGTTTAGTCGCAGGGCTGCCGGGCTGGGCATATGGGCTTGTGATTACCACCTCTATCGCACTAGTGGTGGTCGGTGGACACTTCTTGAGTCGCCCGCTTTTCCGCTTCGTTGCAAGCTCTGGATTACGTGAAATTTTTACAGCAACCGCTCTCATGCTGGTGATTGGTATCGCAGCATTAATGAGTCTGGTTGGCCTATCGCCTGCATTAGGTACTTTCCTTGCAGGTGTGGTACTTGCTAACAGTGAATTCCGTCATGAACTGGAGTCCAATATAGACCCGTTTAAAGGGCTACTACTTGGCCTTTTCTTTATTACGGTAGGCGCGGGAATCAACTTCGATGTTCTGTTTAATGATTTCATCCTAGTCATCGGCTTGACTCTGGGCGTCATGCTATTGAAAGCAGCGGTGCTATTTGTCTTGGCACTGATTTTCAAGATTAAGAACAGCGACCGCTGGCTATTTACACTGAGCTTGGCGCAAGCCGGTGAATTTGGTTTTGTACTATTGAGTTTCTCTGCTCAAAACCATGTATTGCCACCTGACATCGTGCAAATCCTGTCTCTGGTTGTCGCGTTATCGATGTTCCTAACGCCAGGCCTCTTTATCTTGTTCGACAAAGTGATCCTTCCTCGTTACGAACAGAAATCTAACGATAGAGAAGAAGATACTATTGAAGAGAAAGGCACAGTGATCATCGCGGGTATTGGTCGTTTCGGTCAGATCGTGAACCGTCTGCTGGTGTCGAATGGCGTAAATACAGTAGTACTAGATCACCAAGCCAACCAAGTGGATGTGCTGCGATCAATCAACATCAAATCGTACTTCGGTGATGCGACTCGACCAGATTTACTGCACACTGCAGGAATTGAAGATGCGGCGCTCTTTGTGGTAGCTATCGACAATCAAGATGCCAGTGTCGAGCTGGTGAAATATGTCAAACACACCTATCCGAAAGTAAAGATACTGGCGCGCGCCTACGACCGTGGACACGGTTATCGTTTGAGAGAAGTGGGAGCCGATTATATAGAGTCAGAGACGTATCACTCTGCCTTAGAGATGGGTGCCGAGGCACTTCGCTCACTAGGTCACCATCAATTCTTTGTTGAGCAGCAAAAATCGACTTATATGAGAGTGGAGAACCGCAAATCAGAGAAGCTATATCAAGCTTGGGCTGCGGCTGAAGATAACCCTCGTTACGACAACAACTATCGTCAAATATTCATTCATCTAGAAGAAGCAATGAAAGAAGATATGAAGAAAGACCGTTCAGACAAACACACTCGCTCTGAACGTGGTTGGACACCACCACCGAAAGGTTATGCGGACGACTTTGAGGAAGAAGAGACATAA
- a CDS encoding bifunctional GNAT family N-acetyltransferase/carbon-nitrogen hydrolase family protein, whose protein sequence is MDTNSHQLSLRTIEPSDYTELAALMNLVFPDVGGAWPRMTILDLINQFPDGQICIEDNGKIIGAALTIKVNYNRISLPHLYTDIISENNVIQNKANGDAMYGLDVFVHPDYRGLRLGRRLYNARKELCRSKNFKAILAGGRIPEYHKYADELSVAEYIDKVKRRELHDPILSFQLANDFDVKRIMRGYLPEDDASKGYATLLEWDNFFYEEDIQSVHDVEKNLIRIGVVQWQMRAMNDLEDLLDQAEFFISSLANYQADFALFPEFFNAPLMGLKKEQSSVEAIRFLASFTEEIKSRFSQLAVTYNINIIAGSMPIIEEDGKLYNVAYLLQRDGSINAQYKVHITPHEQKDWVIDGGDKVQVFDTDAGKVGILICYDSEFPELGRMMADQGVQILFVPFWTDTKNGYQRVRICSQARAIENECYVAIGGSVGNLPRVDNVDIQYAQSAVFSPSDIYFPHDATLTEASANTEMIIFADVDLTKLKQLNTEGSVTNLRHRRLDLYGGFTKTNKA, encoded by the coding sequence ATGGATACCAACTCACATCAGCTTTCTCTACGTACAATTGAGCCATCGGATTATACCGAGCTTGCAGCACTCATGAACCTCGTTTTCCCAGATGTAGGGGGGGCGTGGCCACGCATGACCATTCTGGATCTGATTAATCAGTTTCCTGATGGGCAAATTTGCATTGAAGATAACGGCAAGATCATCGGCGCTGCCTTGACGATTAAAGTCAACTACAACCGCATTTCGCTTCCTCACCTTTACACGGACATCATTAGTGAAAACAACGTGATCCAGAATAAAGCAAACGGTGATGCTATGTATGGTTTGGATGTATTTGTGCATCCGGATTATCGAGGGTTGCGTTTGGGACGTCGTTTGTACAACGCCCGAAAAGAGTTGTGCCGAAGCAAAAACTTTAAAGCGATATTAGCGGGCGGGCGAATCCCTGAGTACCATAAGTACGCGGATGAGTTGAGTGTGGCGGAATACATCGATAAGGTAAAGCGCCGCGAATTGCACGATCCTATTTTGTCGTTTCAGCTAGCCAACGACTTCGATGTGAAACGAATTATGCGCGGTTATCTGCCTGAGGATGATGCCTCTAAAGGGTATGCCACACTCTTGGAATGGGACAATTTTTTCTACGAGGAAGACATACAATCGGTTCACGATGTCGAGAAGAATCTCATTCGCATAGGTGTGGTGCAATGGCAAATGCGTGCCATGAACGATTTAGAAGATTTGCTCGATCAAGCTGAGTTTTTTATCTCCTCTCTTGCCAACTATCAAGCCGATTTTGCGCTTTTCCCTGAATTTTTCAACGCCCCGCTTATGGGACTAAAAAAGGAACAAAGCTCGGTTGAGGCGATCCGTTTTCTGGCAAGTTTCACTGAAGAGATCAAGTCTCGTTTCTCTCAATTAGCCGTGACTTACAACATCAATATCATTGCCGGAAGTATGCCGATTATTGAAGAGGATGGTAAGCTTTATAATGTCGCTTATCTATTGCAGCGTGATGGAAGCATTAATGCTCAATACAAAGTACATATCACCCCTCATGAGCAAAAAGATTGGGTGATTGACGGTGGCGATAAGGTACAGGTATTTGATACAGATGCAGGTAAAGTGGGAATACTCATTTGTTACGACAGTGAGTTTCCAGAGTTGGGCCGAATGATGGCCGATCAAGGCGTGCAAATACTGTTTGTGCCGTTTTGGACTGATACTAAAAATGGATATCAGCGCGTGCGTATTTGTTCTCAAGCGCGGGCCATTGAGAACGAGTGTTATGTGGCGATTGGTGGCAGTGTGGGCAACCTCCCGCGAGTCGATAACGTGGATATTCAATATGCACAGTCAGCGGTGTTCTCGCCTTCTGACATTTACTTCCCACACGATGCAACCTTGACAGAAGCCAGCGCCAATACCGAAATGATCATTTTTGCGGATGTTGATTTAACTAAGCTTAAACAGCTTAATACCGAAGGCTCAGTCACTAACTTACGCCATCGCCGACTCGACTTGTACGGTGGATTTACTAAAACAAACAAAGCCTGA
- a CDS encoding serine protease, giving the protein MFIGEPVTHVGYPMTRGPTFNAGHYIGEINIATWQGCTMSATTGRVRVGMSGGGVYNQSGELVGVNHGYIPETVRWHDFEYHQPSVFVPLLAVSDWLTEVTGKSFFD; this is encoded by the coding sequence GTGTTTATAGGTGAACCTGTTACTCACGTTGGCTACCCGATGACGCGCGGGCCGACCTTCAACGCGGGCCACTACATAGGTGAAATCAATATTGCTACTTGGCAGGGATGCACAATGTCGGCAACGACTGGACGAGTTCGTGTTGGAATGTCTGGCGGTGGAGTGTATAACCAATCTGGTGAACTCGTTGGTGTTAATCATGGCTACATTCCAGAGACAGTAAGGTGGCACGATTTTGAATATCATCAGCCTTCGGTGTTTGTACCTCTGCTCGCTGTCAGTGATTGGTTAACCGAAGTTACAGGAAAATCATTTTTTGATTAA
- the yjjG gene encoding pyrimidine 5'-nucleotidase, translating into MKYDWIFFDADETLFHFDSFKGMKLMFSRFGVEFDDQDYAAYQEVNLPLWVDYQDGKITADQLKHTRFESWAKRLDTTTAALNTAFLNAMADICTLLPGAKELMEALQGKVKMGIITNGFTELQSIRLERTGMTDYFDHVVISEEVGVAKPDFAIFDHAHRISGAPAKDRMLMVGDNPHSDILGGIDFGIDTCWLNVDSKPRPSGIEPHYQVASLGELKALLLSK; encoded by the coding sequence ATGAAGTACGACTGGATATTTTTTGATGCGGATGAAACGCTCTTTCACTTTGACTCTTTTAAAGGAATGAAGCTGATGTTCTCTCGATTTGGCGTCGAGTTTGATGATCAAGATTACGCAGCGTACCAAGAGGTGAATTTACCGCTATGGGTCGATTATCAAGATGGAAAAATCACTGCAGATCAGCTCAAGCACACGCGTTTTGAGTCGTGGGCGAAGCGACTCGATACGACGACGGCAGCACTCAATACTGCGTTCCTGAATGCAATGGCCGATATCTGTACTTTGCTGCCAGGAGCGAAAGAGTTAATGGAAGCACTGCAAGGCAAAGTTAAAATGGGCATCATCACCAACGGCTTTACTGAGCTGCAATCTATTCGCTTAGAGCGAACGGGGATGACGGACTATTTTGACCATGTGGTGATTTCAGAAGAGGTTGGCGTCGCTAAGCCAGATTTCGCTATCTTTGACCATGCACATCGCATTAGTGGCGCTCCTGCCAAAGATCGTATGTTGATGGTGGGTGATAACCCTCACTCAGACATTCTTGGCGGCATCGATTTTGGTATTGACACTTGCTGGCTCAACGTTGACAGTAAACCACGACCAAGTGGCATTGAACCACACTATCAAGTCGCATCATTAGGTGAATTAAAGGCTCTATTACTCTCCAAATAG